Proteins from a genomic interval of Streptomyces sp. Tu6071:
- a CDS encoding Cys-Gln thioester bond-forming surface protein, protein MFFVRRRGAARLAAAVFVSGLVATGAITGASAAAADEASGHQGGATATLGGLSKSSDAAVIHENGKDQRVQAGLFTMAVEQGGALQTYCIDIHHPTQDGAKYQETPWSGTSLNANPDAGKIRWILENSYPQVNDLAGLAAKAGSGALTEGTAAAGTQVAIWRYSDGADVDAVDPAAEKLADYLEKAAQNVAEPKASLGLEPAAVSGKAGEKLGPVTVHTNAGTAQVEVGGDAATAGVKLVDKAGKAVESAADGAQLWFDVPAGAQPGSASVNLQATTNVPVGRAFASETRSQTQILAGSSDSTVSATASATWGESGPIPAVSAEKNCAKSGVDVTASNQGDKPFTFELAGQQHTVEAGKSATITVPVKEDQSYDLTVKGPNGFTKEFKGVLDCKVASSGGASPAGGQSPLPSASPTTAAQGSGSDSGSGGDLAATGGSSATPVIAGVAVVLVVLGAGTVFFIKRRKPAGQ, encoded by the coding sequence ATGTTTTTCGTACGCAGGCGGGGTGCCGCCCGCCTCGCCGCAGCGGTATTCGTCTCGGGACTCGTCGCCACCGGCGCGATCACGGGCGCGAGTGCGGCGGCGGCGGACGAGGCTTCCGGACACCAGGGAGGTGCGACCGCCACTCTCGGCGGGCTGAGCAAGAGCAGTGACGCGGCGGTGATCCACGAGAACGGCAAGGACCAGCGCGTCCAGGCCGGGCTCTTCACGATGGCCGTGGAGCAGGGCGGCGCGCTGCAGACCTACTGCATCGACATCCACCACCCGACCCAGGACGGCGCGAAGTACCAGGAGACGCCCTGGAGCGGTACCTCGCTGAACGCCAACCCGGACGCCGGCAAGATCCGCTGGATCCTGGAGAACTCCTACCCGCAGGTCAACGACCTCGCGGGGCTCGCGGCGAAGGCGGGCAGCGGGGCGCTCACCGAGGGGACGGCCGCGGCCGGGACGCAGGTGGCGATCTGGCGGTACTCGGACGGCGCGGACGTCGACGCGGTCGACCCGGCGGCGGAGAAGCTCGCCGACTACTTGGAGAAGGCCGCGCAGAACGTTGCCGAGCCGAAGGCGTCGCTGGGCCTTGAGCCCGCGGCGGTTTCCGGCAAGGCGGGCGAGAAGCTCGGGCCCGTCACGGTCCACACCAACGCCGGCACGGCGCAGGTGGAGGTCGGCGGGGACGCGGCGACGGCCGGGGTCAAGCTCGTCGACAAGGCGGGCAAGGCCGTCGAGTCGGCCGCGGACGGCGCGCAGCTGTGGTTCGACGTTCCCGCGGGGGCACAGCCGGGCTCGGCCTCGGTGAACCTCCAGGCGACGACGAACGTGCCGGTGGGGCGTGCCTTCGCCTCCGAGACGCGGAGCCAGACGCAGATCCTCGCCGGTTCCAGCGACTCGACGGTCTCCGCGACCGCGAGCGCCACGTGGGGCGAGAGCGGCCCGATACCCGCCGTCTCGGCGGAGAAGAACTGCGCCAAGAGCGGCGTGGACGTGACCGCGAGCAACCAGGGTGACAAGCCGTTCACCTTCGAACTCGCCGGTCAGCAGCACACGGTGGAGGCGGGCAAGTCCGCCACGATCACCGTGCCGGTGAAGGAGGACCAGTCCTACGACCTCACGGTGAAGGGCCCCAACGGCTTCACCAAGGAGTTCAAGGGCGTCCTCGACTGCAAGGTCGCGTCGAGCGGCGGCGCGAGCCCGGCGGGCGGGCAGTCCCCGCTGCCGAGCGCCTCGCCGACGACCGCCGCGCAGGGCTCCGGCTCGGACTCGGGCTCGGGTGGCGACCTCGCCGCCACCGGTGGCTCCAGCGCGACCCCGGTGATCGCCGGTGTGGCCGTGGTCCTCGTGGTCCTCGGCGCGGGCACCGTCTTCTTCATCAAGCGCCGCAAGCCGGCCGGTCAGTGA
- the ettA gene encoding energy-dependent translational throttle protein EttA, producing MAEYIYTMRKTRKAHGDKVILDDVTLSFLPGAKIGVVGPNGAGKSTVLKIMAGLEQPSNGDAFLSPGYSVGILLQEPPLDESKTVLENVQDGVAETMKKVNRFNEIAELMATDYSDALLEEMGKLQEQLDHANAWDLEAQLEQAMDALGCPPGDWPVVNLSGGEKRRVALCKLLLEAPDLLLLDEPTNHLDAESVNWLEQHLSKYEGTVVAITHDRYFLDNVAGWILELDRGRAIGYEGNYSTYLETKQTRLKVEGAKDAKRAKRLKEELEWVRSNAKGRQAKSKARLARYEEMAAEAEKTRKLDFEEIQIPPGPRLGNVVIEVDHLNKAFGEKVLIDDLSFTLPRNGIVGVIGPNGAGKTTLFKMLQGFEEPDAGNIKVGETVKVSYVDQGRSNIDPKKTLWEVVSDGLDYINVGQVEMPSRAYVSAFGFKGPDQQKPAGVLSGGERNRLNLALTLKQGGNLLLLDEPTNDLDVETLSSLENALLEFPGCAVVVSHDRWFLDRVATHILAYEGESKWFWFEGNYESYEKNKVERLGADAARPHRATYKKLTRG from the coding sequence TTGGCTGAGTACATCTACACCATGCGCAAGACGCGCAAGGCTCACGGCGACAAGGTGATCCTTGACGACGTGACGCTGAGCTTCCTGCCGGGCGCGAAGATCGGTGTTGTCGGGCCCAACGGCGCCGGTAAGTCGACCGTCCTGAAGATCATGGCGGGCCTTGAGCAGCCCTCCAACGGGGACGCCTTCCTCTCGCCCGGCTACAGCGTCGGCATCCTGCTCCAGGAGCCCCCGCTCGACGAGTCGAAGACCGTCCTGGAGAACGTCCAGGACGGCGTCGCGGAGACCATGAAGAAGGTCAACCGCTTCAACGAGATCGCCGAACTCATGGCGACCGACTACTCCGACGCGCTCCTCGAAGAGATGGGCAAGCTCCAGGAGCAGCTCGACCACGCCAACGCCTGGGACCTCGAAGCCCAGCTCGAACAGGCCATGGACGCCCTCGGCTGCCCGCCCGGCGACTGGCCCGTGGTCAACCTCTCCGGTGGCGAGAAGCGCCGCGTCGCGCTCTGCAAGCTGCTGCTCGAAGCGCCCGACCTGCTGCTCCTCGACGAGCCCACCAACCACCTCGACGCCGAGTCGGTGAACTGGCTGGAGCAGCACCTCTCGAAGTACGAGGGCACCGTCGTCGCCATCACCCACGACCGGTACTTCCTCGACAACGTCGCCGGCTGGATCCTGGAGCTGGACCGCGGCCGGGCCATCGGCTACGAGGGCAACTACTCCACGTACCTGGAGACGAAGCAGACCCGTCTCAAGGTCGAGGGCGCGAAGGACGCCAAGCGCGCCAAGCGCCTCAAGGAGGAGCTGGAGTGGGTCCGCTCCAACGCCAAGGGGCGGCAGGCCAAGTCGAAGGCGCGCCTGGCCCGTTACGAGGAGATGGCCGCCGAGGCCGAGAAGACCAGGAAGCTGGACTTCGAGGAGATCCAGATCCCGCCGGGGCCCCGTCTGGGCAACGTCGTGATCGAGGTCGACCACCTCAACAAGGCGTTCGGCGAGAAGGTCCTCATCGACGACCTCTCCTTCACCCTCCCGCGCAACGGCATCGTCGGCGTCATCGGCCCGAACGGCGCGGGCAAGACCACGCTCTTCAAGATGCTCCAGGGCTTCGAGGAGCCCGACGCGGGCAACATCAAGGTCGGCGAGACCGTCAAGGTCTCCTACGTCGACCAGGGACGCTCCAACATCGACCCGAAGAAGACGCTGTGGGAGGTCGTCTCGGACGGTCTCGACTACATCAACGTCGGCCAGGTCGAGATGCCCTCGCGCGCCTACGTCTCCGCGTTCGGCTTCAAGGGCCCCGACCAGCAGAAGCCCGCCGGGGTCCTCTCCGGTGGTGAGCGCAACCGCCTCAACCTCGCGCTCACCCTCAAGCAGGGCGGCAACCTGCTGCTCCTCGACGAGCCCACCAACGACCTCGACGTCGAGACGCTCTCCTCGCTGGAGAACGCCCTGCTGGAGTTCCCCGGCTGCGCCGTGGTCGTCTCGCACGACCGCTGGTTCCTCGACCGCGTGGCGACGCACATCCTCGCCTACGAGGGCGAGTCCAAGTGGTTCTGGTTCGAGGGCAACTACGAGTCGTACGAGAAGAACAAGGTCGAGCGACTCGGCGCCGACGCGGCCCGCCCGCACCGCGCCACCTACAAGAAGCTGACCCGGGGCTGA
- a CDS encoding acyl-CoA thioesterase — MARHLYHCPLRWADMDAFGHVNNVVFLRYLEEARIDFMFRLKPEGDGPSFSGGSVVARHEIDYLRPLAHRHAPVTIESWVTNLRAAALTIAYEVKDPETADSPEVVYARASTVVVPYDLKAGRPRRITAYEREYLEKYRDDAGPGGLVA, encoded by the coding sequence GTGGCGCGTCACCTCTACCACTGCCCGCTGCGCTGGGCCGACATGGACGCCTTCGGGCACGTCAACAACGTGGTCTTCCTCCGCTACCTGGAGGAGGCCCGCATCGACTTCATGTTCCGGCTCAAGCCCGAGGGCGACGGACCGTCCTTCTCGGGCGGCTCCGTCGTCGCCCGGCACGAGATCGACTACCTGCGACCGCTGGCGCACCGGCACGCGCCGGTCACCATCGAGTCGTGGGTGACGAACCTGCGCGCCGCGGCCCTCACCATCGCCTACGAGGTGAAGGACCCGGAGACCGCGGACAGCCCCGAGGTGGTGTACGCGCGCGCCTCCACGGTCGTCGTCCCGTACGACCTCAAGGCCGGGCGGCCACGCCGCATCACCGCGTACGAGCGCGAGTACCTGGAGAAGTACCGCGACGACGCCGGGCCCGGCGGGCTGGTCGCATGA
- a CDS encoding ArsR/SmtB family transcription factor → MSSSVTVSATASVPGRDRDFSVVAQALAAPARSVFCNLLMDGTARPAGELARAAGVGASTASEHLSVLVAAGLLECTASGRRRYYRLAGPEVARALEALGALTGPTPVRGYRPSRQAARLAAARFCYDHLAGRLGVALSEAWHASGWLREGLTPAGAEGFAALGVDVGAARAARRPTVRSCADWTERRPHLAGALGAAVGARFLTAGWVERHRTDRGLTVTPAGRALLADRWGIDTAEPRTAEGTVGFRSAG, encoded by the coding sequence ATGTCCAGCTCCGTGACCGTCTCCGCGACGGCCTCCGTGCCCGGCCGCGACCGCGACTTCAGCGTGGTCGCGCAGGCGCTCGCGGCCCCGGCGCGTTCCGTGTTCTGCAATCTGCTCATGGACGGCACCGCGCGCCCGGCCGGTGAGCTGGCGCGCGCCGCCGGGGTCGGCGCGTCGACCGCGAGCGAGCACCTGTCCGTGCTCGTCGCCGCCGGGCTCCTGGAGTGCACGGCGTCGGGGCGGCGCCGCTACTACCGGCTCGCGGGGCCCGAAGTGGCGCGCGCGCTCGAAGCGCTCGGGGCGCTCACAGGGCCGACGCCCGTACGGGGCTACCGCCCGAGCCGCCAGGCCGCACGGCTCGCCGCCGCCCGGTTCTGCTACGACCACCTCGCCGGGCGGCTCGGCGTCGCCCTGAGCGAGGCGTGGCACGCCTCGGGATGGCTGCGCGAGGGGCTGACCCCGGCGGGCGCGGAGGGCTTCGCGGCGCTCGGCGTGGACGTGGGAGCGGCGCGTGCGGCGCGCAGGCCCACGGTCCGTTCGTGCGCGGACTGGACCGAGCGCCGCCCGCACCTCGCGGGGGCGCTGGGCGCGGCGGTCGGCGCGCGCTTCCTCACCGCCGGGTGGGTCGAACGCCACCGCACGGACCGGGGCCTGACGGTGACCCCGGCGGGGCGGGCGCTGCTCGCGGACCGCTGGGGCATCGACACGGCGGAGCCGCGTACGGCCGAAGGAACCGTGGGGTTCAGGAGCGCGGGCTGA
- a CDS encoding OsmC family protein translates to MTTRPAPHAYLALLQWQGSTATGIRGYSRTHTALAPPAAQRLALSADPAFRGDPELLNPEQLLLTAASSCQLLSFLGEAARAGVEVLAYEDEASARLDPERGRLDAIRLAVTVRVAPGTDPEAVRELAARAHRACYVANSLAVPVEVDTEVEVSPRG, encoded by the coding sequence ATGACGACGCGGCCCGCACCCCACGCCTACCTCGCCCTCCTCCAGTGGCAGGGCTCCACCGCCACCGGAATCCGCGGCTACTCCCGCACCCACACCGCCCTCGCCCCGCCCGCCGCGCAGCGCCTCGCCCTGAGCGCCGACCCGGCGTTCCGCGGCGATCCCGAACTGCTCAACCCGGAGCAACTGCTCCTGACGGCCGCCTCCTCCTGCCAGTTGCTGTCGTTCCTCGGCGAGGCGGCGCGCGCGGGTGTGGAGGTCCTGGCGTACGAGGACGAGGCGAGCGCCCGCCTCGACCCGGAGCGCGGACGGCTCGACGCGATCCGCCTCGCGGTGACCGTACGGGTGGCGCCCGGCACCGACCCGGAGGCCGTACGGGAACTCGCCGCGCGCGCCCACCGCGCCTGCTACGTGGCGAACAGCCTCGCCGTACCCGTCGAGGTGGACACCGAGGTGGAGGTCAGCCCGCGCGGTTGA
- a CDS encoding globin, giving the protein MNEIPHGTVQEQTFYEQVGGEETFRRLVHRFYEGVAGDPLLRPMYPEEDLGPAEERLALFLMQYWGGPRTYSENRGHPRLRMRHAPFAVDRAAHDAWLTHMRAAVDDLDLTEEQDRTLWTYLTYAAASMVNRAG; this is encoded by the coding sequence GTGAACGAGATCCCGCACGGCACAGTCCAGGAGCAGACCTTCTACGAGCAGGTCGGCGGCGAGGAGACCTTCCGGCGCCTGGTGCACCGCTTCTACGAGGGCGTCGCCGGGGACCCGCTGCTGCGCCCGATGTACCCGGAGGAGGACCTCGGCCCGGCCGAGGAGCGGCTCGCGCTCTTCCTCATGCAGTACTGGGGCGGCCCCCGCACCTACAGCGAGAACCGCGGCCACCCCCGGCTGCGGATGCGCCACGCGCCCTTCGCCGTGGACCGTGCCGCGCACGACGCGTGGCTGACGCACATGCGCGCCGCCGTCGACGACCTCGACCTCACCGAGGAGCAGGACCGCACGCTGTGGACCTACCTCACGTACGCCGCCGCCTCCATGGTCAACCGCGCGGGCTGA
- a CDS encoding methyltransferase domain-containing protein, translating to MTPQPAQPARAPRTEEEWQDLATRSREGLLRRLSRECDLLDEDSPWYAAFASVPRHYFVPYYYVRAPTGGFERLWGEDPDRERRARWLTGAYADVPLATRLRDGELVSSSSQPSLMARMLTGLDVRPGDRVLEVGAGTGWNAGLLCHRLGEDLVTTVDLDTEITESARAHLARAGFRPEVGTGDGMRGWPARAPYDRVLVTAAVNTVPRALLRQCAPGALVVAPLATGLLALRVRDAEHAEGRFLATPAYFVPMRGAERTPEPAPYLGGLPSWAARDEDFHFLLALTSGTLDPHEALALWRREQLPARERFGVTLRGEYLWAWLDDPDGPYAWALP from the coding sequence ATGACCCCGCAGCCCGCCCAGCCCGCGAGGGCTCCCCGGACCGAGGAGGAGTGGCAGGACCTCGCCACCCGCTCGCGCGAGGGCCTCCTGCGCCGCCTGTCCCGCGAGTGCGACCTGCTCGACGAGGACTCGCCCTGGTACGCGGCCTTCGCCTCCGTCCCGCGCCACTACTTCGTGCCGTACTACTACGTCCGCGCCCCCACCGGCGGCTTCGAGCGGCTGTGGGGCGAGGACCCCGACCGTGAGCGCCGCGCCCGCTGGCTCACGGGGGCCTACGCCGACGTCCCGCTCGCGACCCGGCTGCGGGACGGCGAACTCGTCTCGTCGAGCAGCCAGCCCTCGCTCATGGCCCGCATGCTCACCGGGCTCGACGTGCGCCCCGGCGACCGGGTCCTGGAGGTCGGCGCCGGTACCGGGTGGAACGCCGGGCTGCTGTGCCACCGCCTCGGCGAGGACCTCGTGACGACCGTCGATCTCGACACGGAGATCACCGAATCGGCGCGCGCGCACCTCGCGCGGGCCGGGTTCCGGCCCGAGGTCGGCACGGGGGACGGGATGCGCGGCTGGCCCGCGCGAGCCCCGTACGACCGCGTCCTCGTCACGGCGGCGGTCAACACGGTGCCGCGGGCGCTGCTGCGGCAGTGCGCCCCGGGCGCGCTCGTCGTGGCGCCGCTCGCGACGGGGCTGCTCGCGCTGCGGGTGCGGGACGCCGAGCACGCCGAGGGGCGATTTCTCGCCACACCCGCGTACTTCGTCCCGATGCGGGGTGCCGAGCGCACCCCCGAACCGGCCCCCTATCTCGGCGGGCTGCCCTCCTGGGCCGCGCGGGACGAGGACTTCCACTTCCTGCTCGCGCTCACCTCGGGCACCCTCGACCCGCACGAGGCGCTGGCGCTGTGGCGGCGCGAGCAACTGCCCGCCAGGGAGCGCTTCGGAGTCACCCTGCGCGGCGAGTACCTGTGGGCGTGGCTCGACGACCCGGACGGGCCGTACGCGTGGGCGCTGCCGTGA
- a CDS encoding FHA domain-containing protein has translation MPTCPNGHQSSSDDWCEICGHRMAGSGGPVPPPSPPPAPSPYGYPHSGNQEAERCPQCGTPRESGGPFCEHCRWNFLTGTATTYVPAAPGSPAGGGFPGPQTHEYQESRPSRINRPPEPIVPDMIQRPAPGYPGQGEQESSSYPGGGSGNHGGNGTGGDHGARPAQGGFPDPYHQTSGYAPGPATTQPPQQQQQPQQHQPPQQQQQQQPGVDDWPIAPPAPYPPNGPGPNGPGQSGGLPHTSAPNGPGPQGQGLNGPGPHGPGIPGPGGPRPGDPFAQGPAGPVPGTWSATYGPDREYFLAMMQRSGPEAAGLSLPAYSPEQRVELTGSQITIGRRRHSTGNTPDIDLSVPPEDPGVSHQHAMLTRQQDGTWAVVDQNSTNGTTVNGSEEPIQPFVVQPLSDGDRVHVGAWTTITIHRG, from the coding sequence ATGCCGACCTGCCCGAACGGACATCAGTCGAGCTCCGACGACTGGTGCGAGATCTGCGGCCATCGCATGGCCGGGTCGGGCGGACCTGTGCCGCCGCCTTCCCCGCCCCCCGCGCCCAGCCCGTACGGATACCCGCACAGCGGGAACCAGGAGGCCGAGCGCTGCCCCCAGTGCGGTACGCCACGCGAATCCGGTGGCCCGTTCTGCGAGCACTGCCGATGGAACTTCCTGACCGGTACGGCGACGACCTACGTGCCGGCCGCGCCCGGCTCGCCCGCCGGAGGCGGATTCCCCGGCCCCCAGACGCACGAGTACCAGGAGTCGCGGCCCTCCAGGATCAACAGGCCCCCCGAGCCGATCGTCCCGGACATGATCCAGCGGCCCGCGCCCGGCTACCCGGGGCAGGGCGAGCAGGAGTCGTCCTCGTACCCGGGCGGCGGTTCCGGCAACCACGGTGGCAACGGCACGGGCGGTGACCACGGCGCCCGCCCGGCGCAGGGCGGCTTCCCCGACCCGTACCACCAGACGAGCGGCTACGCGCCCGGCCCCGCCACCACGCAGCCACCCCAGCAGCAGCAACAGCCGCAGCAGCACCAGCCACCGCAGCAACAGCAGCAGCAGCAGCCCGGTGTGGACGACTGGCCGATCGCCCCGCCCGCCCCGTACCCGCCGAACGGTCCGGGACCGAACGGCCCCGGCCAAAGCGGTGGGCTGCCGCACACCTCGGCGCCGAACGGCCCCGGTCCCCAGGGCCAGGGACTGAACGGCCCCGGTCCCCACGGTCCGGGCATCCCCGGTCCGGGCGGGCCGCGCCCGGGTGACCCCTTCGCGCAGGGCCCCGCCGGTCCCGTGCCGGGGACGTGGAGCGCCACGTACGGTCCCGATCGCGAGTACTTCCTCGCGATGATGCAGCGCAGCGGCCCCGAGGCTGCCGGGCTCAGCCTGCCCGCGTACTCCCCGGAGCAGCGCGTCGAGCTGACCGGGAGCCAGATCACGATCGGCCGCCGCCGGCACTCCACGGGCAACACCCCCGACATCGACCTGTCGGTGCCCCCGGAGGACCCCGGCGTCTCGCACCAGCACGCCATGCTGACGCGCCAGCAGGACGGCACGTGGGCGGTCGTGGACCAGAACTCCACGAACGGCACGACGGTCAACGGCTCGGAGGAGCCCATTCAGCCCTTCGTGGTCCAGCCGCTCTCGGACGGCGACCGCGTGCACGTCGGCGCGTGGACGACGATCACGATCCACCGCGGCTGA
- a CDS encoding vWA domain-containing protein, whose product MANFSKPQGPRFEVEVYQNPYLPEGSGEVHAVVTVTATGGGTGALTAAGPGQDAAVVLMVDCSGSMQYPPSKLHHAKEATGAALDTLRDGTRFAVVEGTHVAREVYPRGGALAVADDRTRAEAKEALRTLRASGGTAVGRWLRLAERLLSQAPVAIRHGILLTDGRNEHETPEELRAALDDCAGRFTCDARGVGTDWKVAEVTGIASALLGSADIVAEPEALTEDFTRMMENVMGKEVADVALRLWTPQGAEPVFVKQVAPSVEDLTARRTEPAPRTGDYPTGSWGDESRDYHFCVRVPPAGLGQEMLAGRVSLVVPEADGSVTRLGQGLVRAVWTDDIAASTQLNPQVAHYTGQAELAGAVREGLQARKSGDQERATARLGRAVQLAHASGNEATAKLLAKVVDVVDAPAGTVRLKAKVTEADEMTLETRSTKTVRVRK is encoded by the coding sequence ATGGCGAATTTCTCGAAGCCCCAGGGGCCCCGGTTCGAGGTCGAGGTCTACCAGAACCCGTATCTGCCGGAGGGTTCCGGCGAGGTGCACGCCGTCGTCACGGTGACCGCGACGGGTGGCGGCACGGGCGCGCTCACCGCCGCGGGCCCTGGCCAGGACGCCGCCGTGGTGCTCATGGTCGACTGCTCGGGCTCGATGCAGTACCCGCCGAGCAAGCTCCACCACGCCAAGGAGGCCACCGGGGCCGCGCTCGACACGCTCCGCGACGGCACCCGCTTCGCCGTCGTCGAGGGCACGCACGTGGCCAGGGAGGTCTACCCGCGCGGCGGCGCGCTCGCGGTCGCCGACGACCGCACCCGGGCCGAGGCGAAGGAGGCGCTGCGCACGCTCCGGGCCTCCGGCGGCACCGCCGTCGGCAGGTGGCTGCGCCTCGCCGAACGCCTGCTCTCCCAGGCGCCCGTCGCGATCCGGCACGGCATCCTGCTCACCGACGGGCGGAACGAGCACGAGACCCCGGAGGAGCTGCGCGCCGCGCTCGACGACTGCGCGGGCCGCTTCACCTGCGACGCGCGCGGGGTCGGCACCGACTGGAAGGTGGCCGAGGTCACCGGGATCGCCTCCGCGCTCCTCGGCAGCGCCGACATCGTCGCCGAACCCGAGGCGCTCACCGAGGACTTCACGCGCATGATGGAGAACGTCATGGGCAAGGAGGTCGCGGATGTCGCACTGCGCCTGTGGACCCCGCAGGGCGCCGAGCCGGTCTTCGTCAAGCAGGTCGCCCCGAGCGTCGAGGACCTCACCGCGCGCCGCACCGAGCCGGCCCCGCGCACCGGGGACTACCCGACCGGCTCGTGGGGCGACGAATCGCGCGACTACCACTTCTGCGTCCGCGTGCCGCCCGCCGGGCTCGGCCAGGAGATGCTCGCGGGGCGGGTGTCGCTCGTCGTCCCCGAGGCGGACGGCTCCGTGACGCGCCTCGGGCAGGGGCTCGTACGGGCCGTGTGGACGGACGACATCGCGGCGTCCACGCAGCTCAACCCGCAGGTCGCGCACTACACGGGACAGGCCGAACTCGCGGGAGCGGTACGGGAGGGACTCCAGGCGCGCAAGTCCGGTGACCAGGAACGCGCCACGGCCCGGCTCGGTCGCGCGGTGCAGCTCGCGCACGCCTCGGGGAACGAGGCGACGGCCAAGCTGCTCGCCAAGGTGGTGGATGTCGTGGACGCGCCTGCGGGTACTGTGCGACTGAAGGCGAAAGTGACGGAGGCGGACGAGATGACCCTCGAAACACGGTCCACCAAGACCGTGCGGGTCAGGAAGTAG
- a CDS encoding PP2C family serine/threonine-protein phosphatase — translation MARTHQLAACPRCAEPLDASDLYCGGCGYDLSAVPGPPAGPPPPAPDWPQARETDGTGRPAPVLRASDLPATVSDTSARPEQPTLPEGVRLPEEAGAPAEPGVRAGGGPRYVSDDRPAEHPEPPDSDYALAAPPPVPPTPPTPPGAGAHVPAQSAAAPVPPRPEAAPEGAQGAPGPNAPAPDAPAPDAPAQGAPAQGAPVPGTPLPNASPGAPAAGAPASAPETAPDPRLSPPPPEPGPVCARCGAGRVDADGYCERCGHAQPRPRDHMERELSTLAAVSDRGLRHHRNEDAFAVAATALPDGATAAVAVVCDGVSSATRPDAASLAAAQTAEAALMASLPRGTRPEQAMREAIEQAAEAVNALADEPVLPPEEPGQNAPACTLVAAIVTEELLVVGWVGDSRVYWVPADRSATPYRLTEDDSWAAQMVAARLLSEEEAYADERAHAITGWLGADAYELEPHTAAFRPEAPGSVVVCTDGLWNYAESAEAMAALLPADSGSRPLDAARTLVRYALDSGGHDNITVAVVPYPAPGEPVRLEAR, via the coding sequence ATGGCGCGGACGCATCAGCTGGCGGCTTGTCCCCGGTGCGCGGAACCACTCGACGCGAGTGATCTGTACTGCGGGGGCTGCGGCTACGACCTCTCGGCGGTGCCCGGCCCCCCCGCGGGTCCGCCGCCGCCCGCCCCCGACTGGCCGCAGGCCCGCGAGACGGACGGCACGGGCCGTCCCGCGCCGGTCCTGCGCGCCTCGGACCTCCCCGCGACGGTCTCGGACACGTCCGCGCGCCCGGAACAGCCGACGCTGCCCGAGGGCGTGCGGCTCCCCGAGGAGGCCGGGGCTCCGGCGGAGCCGGGCGTACGGGCGGGCGGCGGTCCCCGGTACGTGAGCGACGACCGCCCCGCGGAGCACCCCGAGCCCCCGGACAGCGACTACGCCCTGGCGGCCCCGCCGCCGGTGCCGCCCACGCCGCCCACGCCCCCGGGCGCCGGGGCGCACGTACCGGCGCAGTCCGCCGCCGCCCCCGTACCACCGCGCCCGGAAGCGGCACCGGAGGGCGCGCAAGGCGCGCCCGGCCCGAACGCCCCCGCGCCGGACGCCCCCGCGCCGGACGCCCCCGCGCAGGGCGCCCCCGCGCAGGGCGCCCCCGTACCGGGAACGCCCCTGCCGAACGCCTCGCCGGGCGCCCCCGCCGCGGGCGCCCCGGCCTCCGCCCCCGAGACCGCGCCCGATCCGCGGCTGAGCCCGCCGCCGCCCGAGCCCGGCCCGGTGTGCGCGCGGTGCGGGGCGGGGCGGGTCGACGCGGACGGGTACTGCGAGCGCTGCGGGCACGCGCAGCCGCGTCCGCGCGACCACATGGAGCGGGAGTTGAGCACCCTCGCGGCCGTGAGCGACCGGGGGCTGCGCCACCACCGCAACGAGGACGCCTTCGCGGTCGCCGCGACGGCGCTGCCCGACGGGGCCACGGCCGCCGTCGCCGTCGTGTGCGACGGCGTGTCCTCGGCGACGCGCCCGGACGCCGCCTCGCTCGCCGCCGCGCAGACCGCCGAGGCCGCGCTGATGGCCTCGCTGCCGCGCGGCACCCGTCCCGAGCAGGCGATGCGCGAGGCGATCGAGCAGGCGGCCGAGGCCGTCAACGCGCTCGCCGACGAGCCGGTCCTGCCCCCCGAGGAACCCGGGCAGAACGCCCCGGCGTGCACGCTCGTCGCCGCGATCGTCACCGAGGAACTCCTCGTCGTCGGCTGGGTCGGCGACAGCCGCGTCTACTGGGTGCCCGCCGACCGCTCAGCGACCCCGTACCGCCTCACCGAGGACGACTCGTGGGCGGCCCAGATGGTCGCCGCGCGCCTGCTGAGCGAGGAGGAGGCGTACGCGGACGAACGCGCGCACGCCATCACGGGCTGGCTCGGCGCCGACGCCTACGAACTGGAGCCGCACACGGCCGCCTTCCGGCCCGAGGCGCCGGGCAGCGTCGTCGTGTGCACGGACGGCCTGTGGAACTACGCGGAGAGCGCGGAGGCGATGGCCGCGCTGCTGCCCGCCGACTCGGGCAGCCGCCCGCTCGACGCGGCGCGCACGCTCGTGCGGTACGCGCTCGACAGCGGCGGCCACGACAACATCACGGTCGCCGTCGTCCCGTACCCGGCCCCGGGGGAACCGGTGCGCCTGGAGGCGCGGTGA